GGCCGGGGCAGAACCCGCCTCTGACGCGGGCCGCCGTCACCGCCGCCGCGGCGGCTGGCTATACGGTGAGCGTGCTCGACGTGCGCGCGCCCGGCGCCGACGGCGCGACGCAGGAGGCGCTCAAGGCGCTTGCCGGCGACGGCCGGGGCCGCTTTGCCGCTGTTTCGCCCGATGGGCGTGATCTCGATGCGGTGCTGGCCCGTTCCCTTGCGGCACGCTCTCCCGTGGCGGAGGCGCGCACGCCGCTTCAGGAAAGCGGGCTGAAGGCCGACCAATGGGTGGACATGGGCCCCTGGCTTCTGCTTCTGGCGGCGCCCCTTGCGGCGCTGGCGTTCCGGCGTGGCTGGCTCGCGGCGCTGCCGCTCGCCTTCCTTTTGGGCGCTTTGTCCGGGGAAGCCCGCGCCCAGGCGCTGGAGGCGCCGGATGCCGCCGCTTTGCAGCGGGCGGACACCACCTGGCGCAACCTCTGGCAGACGCCGGACCAGCAGGGCGCCAGCGCCTTCTCCCGCAAGGATTACGACACCGCCGCCCGCACTTTCGCTGATCCCGGCTGGAAGGGCAGCGCGCTCTATGAGGGCGGCAATTACGATGCCGCCGCCTCTACCTTCGGCGCCATGCCGGGGGCGGACTATAATCGCGGCAATGCGCTGGCCAAGGCCGGCAAGCTGGAAGAGGCGGTCTCCGCCTACGAGGCAGCCCTCGCCCGCGACCCACAGGATGCGGACGCCCAGCACAATCTCGACATCGTCAAGAAGGTGCTGGAGCTGCGCAAGCAGCAGCAGGACGAGCAGAACAAGCAAAATCAACAGAACCAGCAGAACCAGCAGAACCAGCAGGACCAGAAGAAGCAGGGTGGCGGCGGCCAGTCGCAGGCCAACCAGAAGCCTTCCGACGGCAAGGACCAGAAGAAGCCCGACCAGGGGCAGGACAAAGGCCAGGACAAGGGTCCCGAGCCCCAGAAGGACCCCGGTGACCAGCCCCAGCCCGAGCAGCCCGGCCCGGACAAGGGCCAGAACAAGGGTCCCAACAAGGACCAGGGCAAGGACCAGAAGGACCAGAAGGACCAGAAGAAGCCGGAGCAGGGCCAGGGCCCGGAGAAGGACAAGGGGCAGGATAAGGGTCAGGACAAGCCCGACCCCTCCAAGCCCGACCCCACAAAGCCCGGTGACAAGCCCGACCCGAAGAAGCCCGGCGAGGACAAGGCCCCGCCGCCGGACAAGCCCGGTCAGGACCAGCCCGACCCCTTCGCGCCGCCACCGCCGCCCAGCCAGAAGCCCGAGCCGCCCCAGGGCGGCCCGCAGCCCCAGCCTGCGCCGCAGCCATCGCCGCAAGGCCAGCCCAAGCCGGCGCAGCCCCAACAGCAGCCGGCGCAGCCCCAACAGCAGCCGGCGCAGCCCCAGCCTGCGCAGCCGCAGCCGAAGCCGGGCCAGGGCCAGCCGTCCCAGCCCGCCCAAGTGCAGCCTCAGCCGGCCCAGCCGGTGCAGGCGCAGCCGGGCGAGCCGCCCAAGGAGCCGCCGAAGGACCCCAAGATGGTGCTGGTCCCGCGTCCCATGACGGAGCAGGACCAGAACAGGGAGCAGGCGCTGCGCAGCGTGCCGGATGATCCGGTGGGCCTGCTGCGCGCTCGCATCCGCTCCTATTATTCCGGCACGCCCGTGCCCGCTTATGAGGAGAAGGCGCCATGACATGCGCCTCCTTCGCCTCCACCGGGCCGCGTCGCTCAGGCCTGCGCCGCGCGATGCTGGGTCTGGTGCTGCTCGCCGGCCTTCTGGCGGCAGCGCTGCCGGCCTTCGCCGCGACGCTCACCGCCACCCTCGACCGCACCTCCCTCGCCATGGGCGAGACGGTGACGCTCGTGCTCTCGCTCGCCGGCGGCGACAGCTCGACGCCGCCGGACCTCTCCGCCCTCGCCAAGGATTTC
This genomic interval from Aquabacter sp. L1I39 contains the following:
- a CDS encoding VWA domain-containing protein, yielding MIPAGFHFLRPDWLYALIPALLLALLVWRRLGQGRDDWAGLVDAHLLRHLAVRERAGMRRWPVPALLLAWALAVVALAGPAWQKVPTPTLDRLDPVVVVLSLSRSMDGTDRKPSRLVAARHKVEDMLGRMKGGQVGLVIYAEAPFVAAPLTEDARVVGQMLPELATDLMPVPGDRPDLGIAEAVKLLKNTGASTGRIVLVADGPGQNPPLTRAAVTAAAAAGYTVSVLDVRAPGADGATQEALKALAGDGRGRFAAVSPDGRDLDAVLARSLAARSPVAEARTPLQESGLKADQWVDMGPWLLLLAAPLAALAFRRGWLAALPLAFLLGALSGEARAQALEAPDAAALQRADTTWRNLWQTPDQQGASAFSRKDYDTAARTFADPGWKGSALYEGGNYDAAASTFGAMPGADYNRGNALAKAGKLEEAVSAYEAALARDPQDADAQHNLDIVKKVLELRKQQQDEQNKQNQQNQQNQQNQQDQKKQGGGGQSQANQKPSDGKDQKKPDQGQDKGQDKGPEPQKDPGDQPQPEQPGPDKGQNKGPNKDQGKDQKDQKDQKKPEQGQGPEKDKGQDKGQDKPDPSKPDPTKPGDKPDPKKPGEDKAPPPDKPGQDQPDPFAPPPPPSQKPEPPQGGPQPQPAPQPSPQGQPKPAQPQQQPAQPQQQPAQPQPAQPQPKPGQGQPSQPAQVQPQPAQPVQAQPGEPPKEPPKDPKMVLVPRPMTEQDQNREQALRSVPDDPVGLLRARIRSYYSGTPVPAYEEKAP